One stretch of Macaca nemestrina isolate mMacNem1 chromosome 17, mMacNem.hap1, whole genome shotgun sequence DNA includes these proteins:
- the LOC105472416 gene encoding keratin, type I cuticular Ha7 has protein sequence MTSSYSSSSCPLVCTMAPGARNVSVSPIDVGCQPGAEANVAPMCLLANVAHANRVRVGSTPLGRPSLCLPPTCHSACPLPGTCHIPGNIGICGAYGKNTLNGHEKETMQFLNDRLANYLEKVRQLERENAELEATLLERSKCHESTVCPDYQSYFRTIEELQQKILCSKAENARLIVQIDNAKLAADDFRIKLESERSLRQLVEADQCGTQKLLDDATLAKADLEAQQESLKEEQLSLKSNHEQEVKILRSQLGEKLRIELDIEPTIDLNRVLGEMRAQYEAMVETNRQDVEQWFQAQSEGISLQAMSCSEELQCCQSEILELRCTVNALEVERQAQHTLKDCLQNSLCEAEDRFGTELAQMQSLISNVEEQLSEIRADLERQNQEYQVLLDVKARLENEIATYRNLLESEDCKLPCNPCSTPASCTSCPSCGPVTGGSASGHGASMGR, from the exons ATGACCTCCTCCTACAGCAGCTCCTCATGCCCTCTGGTTTGCACCATGGCTCCTGGAGCAAGaaatgtctctgtctctcccatcGACGTTGGGTGCCAGCCCGGGGCAGAGGCCAACGTTGCCCCCATGTGCCTTTTGGCCAACGTGGCACATGCCAACCGAGTCCGCGTGGGGTCGACTCCCCTGGGCCGCCCCAGCCTCTGTCTGCCCCCGACCTGCCACAGTGCTTGTCCCTTGCCAGGGACCTGTCACATTCCCGGCAACATTGGAATCTGTGGGGCCTATGGCAAAAACACCCTGAATGGCCATGAGAAGGAGACCATGCAGTTCCTGAACGACCGCCTGGCCAACTACCTGGAGAAGGTGCGCCAGCTGGAGCGGGAGAACGCGGAGCTGGAGGCCACACTCCTCGAGAGGAGCAAGTGCCATGAGTCCACTGTGTGCCCGGACTACCAGTCCTACTTCCGCACCATCGAGGAGCTCCAGCAGAAG ATCCTGTGCAGCAAGGCCGAGAATGCCAGGCTGATTGTACAAATTGACAATGCCAAGCTGGCTGCTGATGACTTTAGGATCAA GCTGGAGAGTGAGCGCTCCCTACGCCAGCTGGTAGAGGCGGACCAGTGTGGGACGCAGAAGCTCCTGGATGACGCGACCCTGGCCAAGGCTGACCTGGAGGCCCAGCAGGAGTCCCTGAAGGAGGAGCAGCTGTCCCTCAAGAGCAACCATGAGCAG GAAGTAAAGATTCTGAGGAGTCAGCTGGGGGAGAAGCTCCGGATCGAGCTGGACATTGAGCCCACCATTGACCTGAACAGGGTGCTGGGGGAGATGCGGGCTCAGTACGAGGCCATGGTGGAGACCAACCGCCAGGATGTAGAACAGTGGTTTCAAGCCCAG TCTGAAGGCATCAGCCTGCAGGCCATGTCCTGCTCCGAGGAGCTGCAGTGCTGCCAGTCGGAGATCCTGGAGCTGAGATGCACAGTGAATGCCCTGGAGGTGGAGCGCCAAGCCCAGCACACCTTG AAGGACTGTCTGCAGAACTCCCTGTGTGAAGCTGAGGACCGCTTCGGCACGGAGCTGGCCCAGATGCAGAGCCTCATCAGCAACGTGGAGGAGCAGCTGTCCGAGATCCGGGCTGACCTGGAGCGGCAGAACCAGGAGTACCAGGTGCTGCTGGACGTGAAGGCTCGGCTGGAGAATGAGATTGCCACGTACCGGAACCTTCTGGAGAGCGAGGACTGCAA ACTCCCCTGCAATCCCTGCTCCACGCCTGCCTCCTGTACTTCTTGTCCAAGCTGTGGCCCTGTCACCGGTGGGTCTGCCTCTGGCCATGGAGCCAGCATGGGGAGATGA
- the LOC105472160 gene encoding keratin, type I cuticular Ha8, with protein sequence MTSSYSSSSCPLVCTMAPGARNVSVSPIDVGCQPGAEANVAPMCLLANVAHANRVRVGSTPLGRPSLCLPPTCHNACPLPGTCHIPGNIGICGAYGENTLNGHEKETMQFLNDRLANYLEKVRQLERENAELEATLLERSKCHESTVCPDYQSYFRTIEELQQKILCSKAENARLIVQIDNAKLAADDFRIKLESERSLRQLVEADQCGTQKLLDDATLAKADLEAQQESLKEEQLSLKSNHEQEVKILRSQLGEKLRIELDIEPTIDLNRVLGEMRAQYEAMVETNRQDVEQWFQAQSEGISLQAMSCSEELQCCQSEILELRCTVNALEVERQAQHTLKDCLQNSLCEAEDRFGTELAQMQSLISNVEEQLSEIRADLERQNQEYQVLLDVKARLENEIATYRNLLESEDCKLPCNPCSTPPSCVTAPCAPRSSCGPYTTCGASTTGSQF encoded by the exons ATGACCTCCTCCTACAGCAGCTCCTCATGCCCTCTGGTTTGCACCATGGCTCCTGGAGCAAGaaatgtctctgtctctcccatcGACGTTGGGTGCCAGCCCGGGGCAGAGGCCAACGTTGCCCCCATGTGCCTTTTGGCCAACGTGGCACATGCCAACCGAGTCCGCGTGGGGTCGACTCCCCTGGGCCgccccagcctctgcctgcccCCAACCTGCCACAATGCTTGTCCCTTGCCAGGGACCTGTCACATTCCTGGCAACATTGGAATCTgtggggcctatggtgaaaacacCCTGAATGGCCATGAGAAGGAGACCATGCAGTTCCTGAACGACCGCCTGGCCAACTACCTGGAGAAGGTGCGCCAGCTGGAGCGGGAGAACGCGGAGCTGGAGGCCACACTCCTCGAGAGGAGCAAGTGCCACGAGTCCACTGTGTGCCCGGACTACCAGTCCTACTTCCGCACCATCGAGGAGCTCCAGCAGAAG ATCCTGTGCAGCAAGGCCGAGAATGCCAGGCTGATTGTACAAATTGACAATGCTAAGCTGGCTGCCGATGACTTTAGGATCAA GCTGGAGAGTGAGCGCTCCCTACGCCAGCTGGTAGAGGCGGACCAGTGTGGGACGCAGAAGCTCCTGGATGACGCGACCCTGGCCAAGGCTGACCTGGAGGCCCAGCAGGAGTCCCTGAAGGAGGAGCAGCTCTCCCTCAAGAGCAACCATGAGCAG GAAGTAAAGATTCTGAGGAGTCAGCTAGGGGAGAAGCTCCGGATCGAGCTGGACATTGAGCCCACCATTGACCTGAACAGGGTGCTGGGGGAGATGCGGGCTCAGTACGAGGCCATGGTGGAGACCAACCGCCAGGATGTAGAACAGTGGTTCCAAGCCCAG TCTGAAGGCATCAGCCTGCAGGCCATGTCCTGCTCCGAGGAGCTGCAGTGCTGCCAGTCGGAGATCCTGGAGCTGAGATGCACGGTGAATGCCCTGGAGGTGGAGCGCCAAGCCCAGCACACCTTG AAGGACTGTCTGCAGAACTCCCTGTGTGAAGCTGAGGACCGCTTCGGCACGGAGCTGGCCCAGATGCAGAGCCTCATCAGCAACGTGGAGGAGCAGCTATCCGAGATCCGGGCTGACCTGGAGCGGCAGAACCAGGAGTACCAGGTGCTGCTGGACGTGAAGGCTCGGCTGGAGAATGAGATTGCCACGTACCGGAACCTTCTGGAGAGCGAGGACTGCAA ACTCCCCTGCAATCCATGCTCCACGCCTCCTTCCTGTGTGACCGCCCCCTGTGCTCCTCGCTCAAGCTGTGGCCCCTACACCACCTGTGGAGCCAGCACCACTGGAAGCCAATTCTGA